One genomic segment of bacterium includes these proteins:
- a CDS encoding NUDIX domain-containing protein gives ARREALEETSLEVELIRQFHAYSDPRRDPRQHNVTVVFIARPLGGALRGRDDARRAAVFPKNALPAPLAFDHGEILADYLAGKY, from the coding sequence CCGCCCGCCGGGAGGCGCTCGAGGAAACCTCGCTGGAGGTCGAACTCATCCGGCAGTTTCACGCCTACAGCGATCCGAGGCGGGACCCCCGCCAGCACAACGTGACGGTGGTTTTCATCGCCCGGCCCCTCGGCGGTGCGCTCCGGGGGCGCGACGATGCCCGGCGGGCGGCGGTTTTTCCGAAAAACGCCCTTCCCGCCCCGCTGGCCTTCGACCACGGGGAAATTCTGGCCG